From a single Cytophagales bacterium WSM2-2 genomic region:
- a CDS encoding oxidoreductase, which produces MGMVGGSLTSFIGPVHRMAAAIDGQIELVCGAFSNNPLESKTTGKSLYLDPKRVYGSYTEMFEKESALPADQRMDFVSIVTPNHVHYEPAKMALEAGFHVVIEKPISYSLAEAKALEKLVSKTGLILALTHTYTGYPMVKEARALVRSGKIGKVRKVFVEYPQGWLSSALEKTGNVQASWRTDPKRSGMGGAIGDIGTHAANLAEYITGSDITEVCTMVNAVVPGRKLDDDSSMLLKFSNGASGILLATQVAAGEENNLNIRVYGEKGGLEWRQEEPNTVIVKWLDKPKETLRAGWGYLSDEAKAFVRVPAGHPEGYLEAFANIYRAFTKAMHDYKPGKKINPARYDFPGAEEGVRGMNFVETVVKSANSNKKWVKLKS; this is translated from the coding sequence ATGGGAATGGTGGGTGGAAGTCTCACCTCTTTTATAGGCCCGGTACACCGCATGGCCGCAGCCATTGACGGCCAGATAGAATTAGTATGTGGCGCGTTCAGTAATAATCCACTTGAATCAAAAACAACGGGAAAGTCCCTATATCTTGATCCAAAACGTGTGTATGGCTCCTATACAGAAATGTTTGAAAAGGAAAGCGCACTGCCGGCAGACCAGCGAATGGATTTTGTAAGCATTGTTACACCGAATCATGTTCACTACGAACCGGCAAAGATGGCACTGGAAGCGGGCTTTCATGTCGTTATTGAAAAACCGATTTCCTACTCTTTGGCAGAAGCAAAAGCACTGGAAAAACTCGTTAGTAAGACAGGACTTATTCTGGCACTGACACATACATACACCGGATATCCGATGGTGAAAGAGGCCAGGGCACTGGTGAGGTCAGGAAAAATCGGGAAAGTCCGTAAAGTGTTTGTGGAGTATCCCCAGGGATGGCTGTCAAGTGCTTTGGAGAAAACGGGAAATGTTCAGGCTTCATGGCGCACGGATCCGAAGCGCTCAGGTATGGGTGGCGCAATTGGCGATATCGGCACTCATGCTGCGAATCTCGCGGAATACATTACCGGCTCTGATATCACAGAAGTTTGTACAATGGTAAATGCTGTTGTTCCTGGTCGTAAGCTTGACGATGATAGTTCCATGCTGCTAAAATTCAGCAACGGTGCGTCTGGCATCCTGCTGGCCACACAGGTAGCTGCAGGGGAGGAGAATAATTTGAACATCCGCGTGTATGGTGAAAAGGGTGGATTGGAATGGAGACAGGAAGAACCTAATACAGTGATCGTGAAATGGCTCGACAAGCCAAAGGAAACACTTCGTGCGGGTTGGGGTTATCTGTCTGATGAAGCAAAGGCATTCGTCAGGGTTCCTGCAGGTCACCCGGAGGGATACCTGGAGGCTTTTGCCAATATCTACCGGGCATTTACCAAAGCGATGCATGACTATAAGCCTGGAAAGAAAATCAATCCAGCCAGGTATGATTTTCCCGGGGCGGAAGAGGGCGTTCGCGGGATGAATTTTGTTGAAACCGTAGTGAAATCGGCTAATTCGAATAAGAAGTGGGTGAAACTAAAATCGTGA